A genomic region of Micromonospora sp. NBC_01796 contains the following coding sequences:
- a CDS encoding alpha/beta hydrolase has product MTRRATIRRLPLRGSVVLLLGLGLLGSPPALLRPPPAAAAGTPAVVGGFVGAYPVVASAMRAAGAPYAGWVDAGRRFLAFDPRGDGLAVEVLGDLATADRIVVLVPGVDTTLRDFDRGLGGVARRAPATQARHLYDQLRADDPRARVAVLAWLGYDPPDGLGWAAVRESSARSGAARLTSLTESLAAHRPAATITLIGHSYGAVVVGLAAPGLPAQVTDLVTVGGIGMGADRVGDLHSTARVWAAEAPADWIRRIPQVRLLGLGHGTRPADPAFGALTLPTDGVTGHDGYLVPGTGALSAIARVALGRGAEVSR; this is encoded by the coding sequence ATGACGCGACGGGCGACGATACGGCGACTACCGCTGCGCGGGTCGGTGGTGCTGCTGCTCGGGCTGGGACTGCTCGGCTCACCGCCGGCACTGCTGCGCCCACCACCGGCCGCGGCAGCCGGGACGCCGGCGGTGGTCGGCGGGTTCGTCGGGGCGTACCCGGTGGTCGCGTCGGCGATGCGGGCGGCGGGTGCGCCGTACGCGGGGTGGGTTGACGCCGGACGCCGGTTCCTGGCCTTCGACCCGCGTGGCGACGGGCTCGCGGTCGAGGTCCTCGGCGACCTGGCCACCGCCGACCGGATAGTGGTCCTGGTGCCGGGGGTGGACACCACGCTGCGCGACTTCGACCGGGGGTTGGGCGGTGTCGCCCGCCGCGCCCCGGCGACGCAGGCCCGTCACCTGTACGACCAACTGCGCGCCGACGACCCCCGCGCTCGCGTGGCGGTGCTCGCCTGGCTCGGTTACGACCCGCCGGACGGGCTCGGCTGGGCCGCCGTCCGGGAGAGCAGTGCACGGTCCGGTGCGGCGAGGCTGACCTCGCTGACCGAGTCGCTGGCGGCGCACCGGCCGGCGGCGACGATCACGCTGATCGGACACAGCTACGGGGCGGTGGTGGTCGGCCTGGCCGCGCCCGGCCTGCCGGCCCAGGTGACCGACCTGGTGACCGTGGGTGGCATCGGTATGGGTGCCGATCGGGTGGGTGACCTGCACAGCACGGCCCGGGTGTGGGCGGCCGAGGCACCGGCCGACTGGATCCGCCGCATCCCGCAGGTACGGCTGCTCGGCCTCGGGCACGGCACCAGACCGGCCGATCCGGCGTTCGGGGCCCTGACCCTGCCGACGGACGGGGTGACCGGACATGACGGTTACCTCGTCCCCGGCACCGGTGCCCTGAGCGCGATCGCCCGGGTCGCGCTCGGCCGTGGGGCGGAGGTGTCCCGGTGA
- a CDS encoding PH domain-containing protein — protein sequence MHPLSPLLHGANSLVVIVAALSWQTLGRVGLGWYAGMVTVLLLGAVVLSLVSWYNTGYHVVGRELRIHEGLLWRRTRAIPLERLQSVEVVRPLLAQLTGLAELRLEVVGGGKTEAPLAYVAVADAVALRERLLGLAARTPAPARPGVERVESPAPVEMPRRHLHSVANRDLLISQLLTPQAMLLPFGVAFVVIQFLNEGSWSFIAVASTLTAMAGVLLQPLRRVLADWSFQLARDDAGGGVGADRGGDGAGRLRVRHGLLETRAQTVPLDRLQAVGATWPLLWRMKGWLRLRLEVAGFSVEADANQRADQLLPVGDLRTGQMIMAEVLPGVDLGVPLPPPPRRARWVHPLAQPVLGAGLTDRVFAVRSGLLTRQLVVVPYARIQSVRVVQGPLQRRLRLATVHADTAGGAGAAALDRDLAEAWALAAELTARARAARNAG from the coding sequence CTGCATCCACTGAGTCCGCTGCTGCACGGCGCGAACTCCCTGGTGGTGATCGTCGCCGCGCTCTCCTGGCAGACCCTCGGCCGGGTGGGACTGGGCTGGTACGCCGGGATGGTCACGGTGCTGCTGCTCGGCGCCGTCGTGCTCTCCCTGGTGAGCTGGTACAACACCGGTTATCACGTGGTCGGCCGGGAGCTGCGGATCCACGAGGGCCTGCTGTGGCGGCGTACCCGGGCGATCCCGCTGGAGCGGCTCCAGTCCGTCGAGGTGGTCCGTCCGCTGCTCGCACAGCTCACCGGCCTGGCCGAACTGCGGCTGGAGGTGGTCGGCGGAGGCAAGACGGAGGCACCGCTGGCGTACGTCGCGGTGGCGGACGCGGTCGCGCTGCGGGAACGGCTGCTCGGCCTCGCCGCCCGTACGCCCGCACCGGCCCGGCCGGGTGTCGAGCGGGTCGAGTCACCGGCGCCGGTCGAGATGCCCCGCCGGCACCTGCACTCGGTCGCCAACCGGGACCTGCTGATCAGCCAGTTGCTCACCCCGCAGGCGATGCTGCTCCCGTTCGGGGTGGCGTTCGTCGTGATCCAGTTCCTCAACGAGGGGTCCTGGTCGTTCATCGCGGTGGCCAGCACGCTGACCGCGATGGCCGGTGTGCTCCTGCAACCCCTGCGCCGGGTGCTCGCCGACTGGAGTTTCCAACTCGCCCGCGACGACGCCGGCGGCGGGGTCGGGGCCGATCGGGGTGGCGACGGTGCCGGGCGCCTGCGCGTACGGCACGGCCTGTTGGAGACCCGCGCGCAGACCGTACCGCTGGACCGGTTGCAGGCGGTCGGGGCGACCTGGCCGCTGCTCTGGCGGATGAAGGGTTGGCTGCGGCTGCGGCTGGAGGTGGCCGGGTTCTCCGTCGAGGCGGACGCGAACCAGCGCGCCGACCAGTTGCTGCCGGTGGGTGACCTGCGAACCGGGCAAATGATCATGGCGGAGGTGCTGCCCGGCGTCGATCTCGGCGTGCCGTTGCCGCCGCCGCCCCGGCGGGCCCGCTGGGTGCATCCGCTGGCCCAGCCGGTGCTCGGTGCCGGGCTGACCGACCGGGTGTTCGCGGTCCGCAGCGGGCTGTTGACCCGCCAGCTCGTCGTGGTGCCGTACGCGCGGATCCAGAGTGTCCGGGTGGTGCAGGGGCCGTTGCAGCGGCGGTTGCGGTTGGCGACCGTACACGCCGACACCGCCGGTGGGGCGGGTGCCGCCGCCCTGGACCGGGACCTGGCCGAGGCGTGGGCGCTCGCCGCCGAACTCACCGCCCGCGCACGGGCCGCCCGCAACGCCGGCTGA
- a CDS encoding DUF58 domain-containing protein: MARTVAVTPAAAGPATSGAGSAASAATSARADAVLSRLQLLVTRKLDGLLQGDYVGLLPGPGSEAGESREYRPGDDVRRMDWPVTARTTLPHVRRTVADRELETWLAVDLSASLDFGTGQWLKRDLVVAAVAAVAHLTVRGGNRIGAVVGTGGFGGTTRPVAGRTGTPTPPNVLRLPARPGRKEAQGLLRAIAHTEIKPGRSDLGALVDMLNRPPRRRGVAVVISDFLSPPEQWGRPVRKLAVRHDVLAIEVVDPRELELPDVGVLALVDPETGQLHEVQTADPRLRRRYAEAASAQRAAIAHQLRAAGAAHLRLRTDSDWLLDMVRFVAAQRHARTRGTTR; encoded by the coding sequence CTGGCCCGGACGGTTGCCGTGACGCCTGCCGCCGCCGGACCGGCGACGTCGGGCGCGGGATCGGCGGCCTCGGCGGCCACCTCGGCGCGGGCCGATGCGGTGCTCTCCCGGTTGCAACTGCTGGTCACCCGCAAACTCGACGGCCTGTTGCAGGGGGACTACGTCGGCCTGCTGCCGGGGCCCGGCAGTGAGGCGGGGGAGTCCCGGGAGTACCGCCCGGGTGACGACGTACGCCGGATGGACTGGCCGGTGACGGCCCGGACCACCCTGCCGCACGTCCGGCGTACGGTCGCCGACCGGGAACTGGAGACCTGGCTGGCGGTGGACCTGTCGGCCAGCCTCGACTTCGGCACCGGGCAGTGGCTCAAACGGGACCTGGTCGTCGCGGCGGTGGCCGCGGTCGCGCACCTGACCGTACGGGGTGGGAACCGGATCGGCGCCGTCGTCGGCACCGGTGGCTTCGGCGGGACCACCCGTCCGGTCGCCGGCCGGACCGGGACCCCCACCCCGCCGAACGTGCTCCGGCTGCCCGCCCGACCGGGACGCAAGGAGGCGCAGGGCCTGCTCCGGGCGATCGCGCACACCGAGATCAAACCGGGTCGCAGTGACCTCGGCGCCCTGGTCGACATGCTCAACCGGCCCCCGCGCCGCCGTGGGGTGGCGGTGGTGATCTCCGACTTCCTGTCGCCGCCGGAACAGTGGGGCCGGCCGGTACGCAAGCTCGCCGTCCGGCACGACGTGCTGGCGATCGAGGTGGTGGACCCGCGCGAACTGGAGCTGCCCGACGTCGGGGTGCTCGCGCTGGTCGACCCGGAAACCGGCCAACTGCACGAGGTGCAGACGGCCGATCCCCGACTGCGGCGTCGGTACGCCGAAGCCGCGTCGGCCCAACGGGCGGCTATCGCCCACCAGCTGCGCGCCGCCGGGGCGGCGCACCTGCGGCTGCGGACCGACTCAGACTGGCTGCTGGACATGGTGCGTTTCGTCGCCGCGCAGCGGCACGCACGTACCAGGGGGACGACTCGATGA
- a CDS encoding carbohydrate kinase family protein, whose amino-acid sequence MGYAVVLGEALVDLLDGAADGQPVYRQAIGGAPLNVAVGVARLGAPVEFVGSVGDDVLAGRIRDFLRDRGVGQRGTVTVPVSTTLAVATFAGAEPDFRFYGEPPSYGLLTADALDPTLIREAAVLYCGSIALLRTPVLAAARRAWSLATGRRVFDPNVRPRLMPDEGALDGFRAVVAEFATTADLVKLSAVDADLLYPGEPVDRVTARLRALGAGAVVLTRGPVGALVCAGADTEPVAVPAPVVDAVDATGAGDSVMAALVADLLLSGPPAPGGWPARVAYALRVAGLVCEAPGGAVAMPNREQVAARFPTG is encoded by the coding sequence ATGGGGTACGCGGTGGTGCTCGGCGAAGCGCTGGTCGACCTCCTCGACGGGGCGGCCGACGGGCAACCGGTCTACCGCCAGGCGATCGGCGGCGCCCCGCTGAACGTCGCCGTCGGGGTCGCCCGGCTCGGTGCCCCGGTGGAGTTTGTCGGGTCGGTCGGCGACGACGTACTCGCCGGGCGGATCCGGGACTTCCTTCGCGACCGCGGCGTCGGGCAGCGCGGGACGGTGACCGTGCCGGTGTCGACCACCCTCGCCGTCGCCACCTTCGCCGGGGCCGAACCCGACTTCCGCTTCTACGGCGAACCGCCCTCCTACGGGCTGCTGACGGCCGACGCGCTCGACCCGACCCTGATCCGGGAGGCGGCGGTGCTCTACTGCGGCTCGATCGCCCTGCTCCGTACGCCGGTGCTGGCCGCCGCCCGGCGGGCCTGGTCGCTCGCCACCGGCCGGCGGGTCTTCGACCCGAACGTACGCCCCCGGCTGATGCCGGACGAGGGCGCGTTGGACGGTTTCCGGGCCGTGGTGGCCGAGTTCGCCACCACCGCCGACCTGGTGAAACTCAGCGCGGTCGACGCCGACCTGCTCTATCCCGGCGAGCCGGTGGACCGGGTGACGGCGCGGCTGCGGGCGCTCGGCGCCGGCGCGGTGGTGCTCACCCGTGGGCCGGTGGGGGCGCTGGTCTGCGCCGGGGCGGACACGGAGCCGGTGGCGGTGCCCGCGCCGGTGGTCGACGCGGTCGACGCGACCGGGGCCGGTGACTCGGTGATGGCCGCCCTCGTCGCCGACCTGCTCCTGAGCGGCCCGCCCGCACCGGGCGGCTGGCCGGCGCGGGTCGCGTACGCGCTCCGGGTCGCCGGGCTGGTCTGCGAGGCGCCCGGCGGGGCGGTCGCCATGCCGAACCGGGAGCAGGTGGCCGCCCGGTTCCCGACCGGGTGA
- a CDS encoding VWA domain-containing protein, translating into MIRFLQPLWLLALLPVLAVAGAYVWRQLRRREYAVRFTNVDLLRTLAPKGLGWRRHAAASAFLLSLAILATAMARPSIDTEEPLERATVMLAIDVSLSMEADDVAPNRLEAAQEAAKQFVAELPPSYNLGLVAFAKSANVLVPPSKDRPAVTQAIDGLVLAEATATGEAVFTSLEAIRSVPADGAQGVPPARIVLLSDGFRTSGRSVEEAAAAAAAANVPVSTIAFGTDSGQVDIGGQVQRVPVDRMALAQLAETTRGFFYEAASVTELKQVYQDMGSSIGFRTEAREVTQWYAGFALLFALCAAAMSLLWTSRLP; encoded by the coding sequence ATGATCCGTTTCTTGCAACCGTTGTGGCTGCTGGCGTTGCTGCCGGTGCTCGCCGTCGCCGGAGCGTACGTCTGGCGGCAGTTGCGCCGCCGCGAGTACGCCGTCCGGTTCACCAATGTGGACCTGCTGCGCACCCTGGCGCCGAAGGGTCTGGGTTGGCGCCGGCACGCCGCGGCGAGTGCGTTCCTGCTCAGCCTGGCGATCCTGGCGACCGCGATGGCCCGACCGTCGATCGACACCGAGGAGCCGCTCGAACGGGCCACCGTCATGCTCGCCATCGACGTGTCGCTGTCGATGGAGGCGGACGACGTGGCACCGAACCGGTTGGAGGCGGCGCAGGAGGCGGCCAAGCAGTTCGTCGCCGAGCTGCCGCCGTCGTACAACCTGGGGTTGGTGGCGTTCGCGAAGTCGGCGAACGTGCTGGTGCCGCCGTCGAAGGACCGGCCGGCGGTGACCCAGGCGATCGACGGGCTGGTGCTGGCCGAGGCGACCGCGACCGGTGAGGCGGTGTTCACCTCCCTGGAGGCGATCCGGTCGGTGCCGGCCGACGGGGCGCAGGGGGTTCCGCCGGCCCGGATCGTGCTGCTCTCCGACGGTTTCCGGACCTCGGGACGGTCGGTGGAGGAGGCTGCCGCGGCGGCGGCGGCGGCGAACGTACCGGTTTCCACCATCGCCTTCGGCACCGACTCGGGCCAGGTCGACATCGGTGGGCAGGTCCAGCGGGTGCCGGTGGACCGGATGGCCCTGGCCCAGCTCGCGGAGACCACCCGGGGTTTCTTCTACGAGGCCGCGTCGGTGACCGAGCTGAAGCAGGTCTACCAGGACATGGGCTCGTCGATCGGGTTCCGGACCGAAGCCCGCGAGGTCACCCAGTGGTACGCCGGATTCGCCCTGCTCTTCGCGCTCTGTGCGGCGGCGATGAGTCTGCTGTGGACGTCCCGGCTGCCCTGA
- a CDS encoding MBL fold metallo-hydrolase, whose protein sequence is MTIEFEEIGERVYLLRHPALAVNVTLVVGDGEALLVDTLSNATQAGELAAAARTITPYPWTLVNTHHHFDHCFGNATLAGEPARPIYAHQAAAARLRDHPELVRQQAYDEMRETEPVLAAELSRTTILAPSHPVHLESTLDIGGRTVVLRHLGRGHTDGDLVVHVPDADLLVAGDLVEESGPPSFDDSYPLEWPETVAELLRLATRRTMVVPGHGGILGIDGVRAQHEQLATLAWLIRDGHADGAPAERVASRAPFTPTVTLPAIRLGYAELSGDT, encoded by the coding sequence ATGACGATCGAATTCGAGGAGATCGGCGAGCGGGTCTACCTGCTGCGCCACCCCGCGCTCGCGGTCAACGTGACCCTGGTCGTCGGCGACGGCGAAGCCCTGCTGGTGGACACCCTGTCGAACGCGACCCAGGCCGGGGAGCTGGCGGCGGCGGCACGCACGATCACGCCGTACCCGTGGACCCTGGTCAACACCCACCACCACTTCGACCACTGCTTCGGCAACGCCACGCTGGCCGGCGAGCCGGCCCGGCCGATCTACGCCCACCAGGCCGCCGCGGCCCGGCTGCGGGACCATCCCGAGCTGGTGCGACAGCAGGCGTACGACGAGATGCGCGAAACCGAACCGGTGCTCGCCGCCGAGCTGTCCCGTACCACGATCCTGGCGCCCAGCCACCCGGTGCACCTGGAGTCCACCCTGGACATCGGCGGTCGTACGGTTGTCCTGCGGCACCTGGGGCGTGGGCACACCGACGGCGACCTGGTCGTGCACGTGCCCGACGCCGATCTGCTGGTCGCCGGTGACCTGGTCGAGGAGAGCGGCCCGCCGTCGTTCGACGACAGCTACCCGCTGGAGTGGCCGGAGACGGTCGCGGAACTGCTGCGCCTGGCGACCCGACGCACCATGGTCGTGCCGGGGCACGGCGGCATCCTCGGCATCGACGGCGTACGCGCACAACACGAGCAGCTCGCCACCCTGGCCTGGCTGATCCGTGACGGGCACGCCGACGGCGCTCCCGCCGAGCGGGTCGCCTCCCGGGCCCCGTTCACCCCGACGGTGACCCTGCCGGCGATCCGGCTCGGGTACGCGGAACTCTCCGGCGACACCTGA
- a CDS encoding AAA family ATPase → MAQPTTPDAPTPTESANGGPAKGTTPAEDATLLERALFEVKRVIVGQDRMVERMFVALLARGHCLLEGVPGVAKTLAVETLAKVVGGTFSRVQFTPDLVPADIVGTRIYRQSSEKFDVELGPVFVNFLLADEINRAPAKVQSALLEVMSEQQVSIGGQTHQVPNPFLVMATQNPIEQEGVYPLPEAQRDRFLMKILVGYPTDAEEREIVYRMGVSPPEPVAVFSPTELIALQRKADQVFVHNALVDYTVRLVLATRTPAEHGMPDVAQLIQYGASPRASLGIVRATRALALLRGRDYALPQDVQDIAPDILRHRLVLSYDALADDVPADHIVGRVMSTIPLPSVTPRQNAAPVPPTPAQPAGAWPGRLP, encoded by the coding sequence GTGGCCCAGCCGACCACGCCCGATGCCCCGACACCGACCGAATCCGCCAACGGCGGCCCCGCCAAGGGCACTACCCCGGCGGAGGATGCGACCCTGCTCGAACGCGCGTTGTTCGAGGTCAAGCGGGTGATCGTGGGTCAGGACCGGATGGTGGAGCGGATGTTCGTCGCCCTGCTCGCCCGCGGGCACTGCCTCCTGGAGGGGGTGCCCGGGGTGGCCAAGACCCTGGCGGTGGAGACCCTCGCCAAGGTCGTCGGCGGCACCTTCTCCCGGGTCCAGTTCACCCCGGACCTGGTGCCGGCCGACATCGTCGGCACCCGGATCTACCGGCAGTCGAGCGAGAAGTTCGACGTCGAACTCGGCCCGGTGTTCGTCAACTTCCTGCTCGCCGACGAGATCAACCGGGCCCCGGCCAAGGTGCAGTCGGCGTTGCTGGAGGTGATGTCGGAGCAGCAGGTCTCGATCGGCGGGCAGACCCACCAGGTGCCGAACCCGTTCCTGGTCATGGCCACCCAGAACCCGATCGAGCAGGAGGGGGTCTACCCCCTGCCCGAGGCGCAGCGCGACCGGTTCCTGATGAAGATCCTGGTGGGCTACCCGACCGACGCCGAGGAACGCGAGATCGTCTACCGGATGGGGGTCAGCCCGCCGGAACCGGTGGCCGTGTTCAGCCCGACCGAACTGATCGCCCTGCAACGCAAGGCCGACCAGGTGTTCGTGCACAACGCGCTGGTCGACTACACCGTACGGCTGGTGCTGGCCACCCGTACGCCTGCGGAGCACGGGATGCCCGACGTGGCGCAGCTCATCCAGTACGGCGCCAGCCCGCGCGCCTCGCTCGGCATCGTCCGGGCGACCCGGGCACTGGCCCTGCTGCGCGGGCGGGACTACGCGCTGCCGCAGGACGTGCAGGACATCGCCCCGGACATCCTGCGCCACCGGCTGGTGCTCAGTTACGACGCGCTCGCCGACGACGTGCCGGCCGACCACATCGTCGGCCGGGTGATGTCCACGATCCCGCTGCCCTCGGTCACCCCCCGGCAGAACGCCGCCCCGGTGCCGCCCACTCCCGCGCAACCGGCCGGTGCCTGGCCCGGACGGTTGCCGTGA
- a CDS encoding acyltransferase family protein yields MSRDRGIDGLRAYAIGGVVLGHWLVTALVLTPAGTLTQASPLASMPALVPVTWLLQTLGLFFFTGGYASARSLDSSRPDNDARGGYRLWYGRRLGRLVGPVGVLLGCWGGVLAVAVVGGVPVGTLRTVATLVVSPLWFLLPFVALALLTRPLRGALRRVGVLGVVLPAVVLVAVVDLTGRVRPGGVPGWVVPLGVVAAWLVPYAIGVALAGGEPRDRRTGTRLVVGGVAGMAALVLVAGYPASAVGVPGAGRSNLDPPSLFTVCLALAQVGCALLLRPGLARLLERPRWSTPVLAVNGAAMSVYLWHQTALVTVTVLGARLSGGAALTGLHTVPDRPLWVVARLAWLPLFATVLALLVSRRPDRPARSQRPRGQAVQGGYGPDDRRNSSQRGAGVRSLRSGPVRQVEVIAVRSSDPPSRGRAARQSR; encoded by the coding sequence GTGAGCCGGGACCGGGGCATCGACGGGCTGCGGGCGTACGCGATCGGCGGGGTGGTGCTCGGCCACTGGCTGGTGACCGCGCTGGTGCTCACACCGGCGGGAACGCTCACCCAGGCCAGCCCGCTCGCCTCGATGCCGGCACTGGTGCCGGTCACCTGGCTGCTCCAGACCCTCGGCCTGTTCTTCTTCACCGGTGGTTACGCCTCGGCCCGCTCCCTCGACTCGTCCCGCCCCGACAACGACGCGAGGGGCGGTTACCGGCTCTGGTACGGGCGACGGCTGGGGCGGCTGGTCGGGCCGGTCGGCGTACTGCTCGGCTGCTGGGGTGGCGTACTGGCGGTGGCGGTGGTGGGGGGTGTTCCGGTGGGGACCCTGCGGACCGTGGCGACGCTGGTGGTCAGCCCGCTCTGGTTCCTGCTGCCGTTCGTCGCGCTGGCGCTGCTCACCCGACCACTGCGCGGGGCACTGCGGCGGGTGGGCGTGCTCGGCGTGGTGCTGCCGGCGGTCGTACTGGTCGCGGTGGTCGACCTGACCGGGCGGGTGCGCCCCGGTGGCGTACCGGGCTGGGTGGTGCCGCTGGGCGTGGTCGCCGCCTGGCTGGTCCCGTACGCGATCGGGGTGGCGCTGGCCGGCGGGGAGCCGCGCGATCGGCGGACCGGAACCCGGTTGGTCGTCGGTGGGGTTGCCGGGATGGCCGCGCTGGTCCTGGTGGCCGGCTACCCGGCGAGCGCGGTCGGTGTGCCGGGTGCCGGCCGGTCCAACCTCGACCCGCCGTCGCTGTTCACGGTCTGTCTCGCGCTCGCCCAGGTCGGCTGCGCACTGCTGCTCCGGCCGGGACTGGCCCGGCTGCTGGAACGGCCCCGGTGGTCGACGCCGGTCCTGGCCGTCAACGGCGCGGCGATGTCGGTGTACCTGTGGCACCAGACGGCGCTGGTGACGGTGACCGTGCTCGGTGCCCGGTTGTCCGGCGGCGCCGCCCTGACCGGCCTGCACACCGTCCCGGACCGTCCGCTCTGGGTGGTCGCCCGGCTGGCCTGGCTGCCGCTGTTCGCCACGGTTCTGGCGCTCCTGGTCAGCCGCCGCCCGGACCGCCCGGCACGGTCCCAGCGCCCGCGTGGGCAGGCCGTTCAGGGAGGGTACGGACCGGATGATCGGCGGAATTCGTCCCAGCGCGGGGCGGGTGTACGATCGTTGCGTTCCGGTCCGGTCCGACAGGTGGAGGTGATCGCTGTGCGAAGTAGCGATCCTCCTAGTCGTGGCCGGGCCGCTCGTCAGTCCCGCTGA
- a CDS encoding PH domain-containing protein, with amino-acid sequence MSHPGGPGPAPQPAGPDQPGPSAGPTSPLEPWPETVRWQPVSGDLIWVELLRLAAGMVVVLAALGVGWALTGHWLFGLALGLAALLTGWRAIAIVRAVRAWGYAERDHDLLVRHGLLVRRLSIVPYARMQFVDVSAGPLERAFDLATVQLHTAAAASDARVPGLRPAEASRLRDRLTALGEDRAEGL; translated from the coding sequence GTGAGCCACCCGGGCGGACCCGGCCCGGCACCGCAACCGGCCGGACCGGACCAGCCGGGCCCGTCAGCCGGTCCGACCAGCCCGCTGGAGCCGTGGCCGGAGACCGTGCGGTGGCAGCCGGTCTCCGGTGACCTGATCTGGGTCGAGTTGCTGCGGCTGGCCGCCGGCATGGTGGTGGTGCTCGCCGCGCTCGGCGTCGGCTGGGCGTTGACCGGCCACTGGCTCTTCGGGCTCGCCCTGGGCCTGGCCGCGCTGCTCACCGGCTGGCGGGCCATTGCCATCGTCCGGGCCGTACGCGCCTGGGGGTACGCCGAGCGCGACCACGACCTGCTGGTCCGGCACGGCCTGCTGGTCCGCCGGTTGTCGATCGTGCCGTACGCCCGGATGCAGTTCGTCGACGTCAGCGCCGGTCCCCTGGAACGCGCCTTCGACCTGGCCACCGTGCAGTTGCACACCGCCGCCGCGGCGAGCGACGCCCGGGTGCCGGGGTTGCGTCCGGCCGAGGCGTCCCGCCTGCGCGACCGGCTCACCGCGCTCGGCGAAGACCGCGCGGAGGGCCTGTGA
- a CDS encoding thioesterase family protein, translating into MEQPPDPGFAPGLTARVELTVTDTDTALAVGSGDVPVLGTPRVLALAEAATVAATATRMLPGMTTVGLRVELDHTVPTPVGRTVVAQAWLTEVSGRRLHFDVSVTDGSATVAKGRVERALVDRLRFVERASRTP; encoded by the coding sequence ATGGAACAACCGCCGGATCCCGGCTTCGCGCCCGGCCTGACCGCCCGGGTTGAACTCACCGTCACCGACACCGACACCGCCCTGGCGGTCGGCTCCGGTGACGTGCCGGTACTCGGCACCCCGAGGGTGCTGGCACTGGCCGAGGCGGCCACGGTGGCGGCCACCGCGACCCGGATGCTGCCCGGCATGACCACGGTGGGCCTGCGGGTGGAACTCGACCACACGGTGCCCACCCCGGTCGGCCGGACGGTTGTCGCCCAGGCCTGGCTGACCGAGGTGAGCGGCCGGCGGCTGCACTTCGACGTGAGCGTGACCGACGGCTCGGCGACCGTGGCGAAGGGCCGGGTGGAGCGGGCACTGGTCGACCGGCTCCGGTTCGTGGAAAGGGCGTCGCGCACACCATGA
- a CDS encoding lytic polysaccharide monooxygenase auxiliary activity family 9 protein — translation MLTAGIVTVVTPNAAFAHGAAMAPGSRTFLCWKDGLSPRGDIQPNNPACAAAVNQSGANSLYNWFSVLRSDAGGRTTGFVSDGQLCSGGNASFSGYNLARNDWPLTHLTAGGNFNFKYSNWAHHPGTFYFYVTKNSWSPTRALAWSDLEEPFLTVTNPPQSGGVGTNEGHYYFSGQLPTGKSGRHIIYSRWVRSDSQENFFGCSDVVFDGGNGEVTGVGPGGSNPPNPTTPPPNPTTPPPNPTTPPPNPTTPPPNPTTPPPGTAGCSATYRVTGSWSGGFQGEVTVRNTGSSALSGWTTRWTWASGQTIGSLWNGTYTQSGSAVTVRNAGHNGNLAANGTATFGFTGSTGATNTSPTVSCSSP, via the coding sequence ATGCTCACCGCCGGCATCGTCACGGTGGTGACGCCCAACGCGGCGTTCGCCCACGGTGCCGCGATGGCACCCGGCAGTCGTACCTTCCTGTGCTGGAAGGACGGGCTCAGCCCGCGCGGCGACATCCAGCCCAACAACCCGGCCTGCGCGGCCGCGGTCAACCAGAGCGGGGCCAACTCGCTCTACAACTGGTTCAGCGTGCTGCGTTCCGACGCGGGCGGCCGGACCACCGGCTTCGTCTCCGACGGACAGTTGTGCAGCGGCGGCAACGCCAGCTTCAGCGGTTACAACCTGGCCCGCAACGACTGGCCGCTGACCCACCTGACCGCCGGTGGCAACTTCAACTTCAAGTACAGCAACTGGGCCCACCACCCGGGCACCTTCTACTTCTATGTCACGAAGAACAGTTGGAGCCCCACCCGGGCGCTGGCCTGGAGTGACCTGGAGGAGCCGTTCCTGACGGTGACCAACCCGCCGCAGAGCGGCGGGGTCGGCACCAACGAGGGGCACTACTACTTCAGCGGGCAGCTGCCGACCGGCAAGAGCGGGCGGCACATCATCTACTCCCGCTGGGTGCGCTCGGACAGCCAGGAGAACTTCTTCGGCTGCTCGGACGTGGTCTTCGACGGCGGCAACGGCGAGGTCACCGGGGTCGGACCGGGCGGTTCGAACCCGCCGAACCCGACCACCCCGCCGCCGAACCCGACCACACCTCCGCCGAACCCGACCACCCCGCCGCCGAACCCCACGACGCCGCCGCCGAACCCGACCACCCCGCCGCCGGGCACCGCCGGCTGCTCGGCCACCTACCGGGTGACCGGGAGCTGGTCCGGGGGCTTCCAGGGCGAGGTGACGGTACGCAACACCGGCAGTTCGGCACTGAGTGGCTGGACCACCCGCTGGACCTGGGCGAGCGGTCAGACGATCGGCAGTCTCTGGAACGGGACCTACACCCAGAGCGGATCGGCTGTGACCGTACGTAACGCCGGGCACAACGGGAACCTGGCCGCGAACGGCACCGCCACGTTCGGTTTCACCGGCAGTACCGGGGCCACCAACACCTCACCGACGGTGAGTTGCAGCAGCCCGTAA